Proteins encoded within one genomic window of Argiope bruennichi chromosome 7, qqArgBrue1.1, whole genome shotgun sequence:
- the LOC129976614 gene encoding uncharacterized protein LOC129976614 yields MLPSSTTILLTFLFIGKACSSDTSVKGEDCTAFDRCKSGDLFRTCSCDSDCHKYATCCSDSQKYDLMASEKVQYFCHSDRSSTPVYAKKYCSESFDGHKSHAQICHEASSDKADILGNLLVTSTKTKITYWNQDCAICNNEKMKDLKHWAVQVACPSHHGGMTFRKSYVEDHLTYDLDHEEWGLKVKDGFVVCTITFFQPTRMVGKLNYCAPNLVSSCPEKYPNDDILTKCLSYHAERKHKDTDLYFRNPHCALCNGVPEDELECVGRTYSPLYYAKGKDLVKVTFDSGEWLDRNDSEKYKCSYGNMYDPFQNRCRNFPESILRDLNFTLYQSNAQQLKTNMFVLFAVAITLWCNQYYF; encoded by the coding sequence ATGCTGCCATCATCAACCACCATCCTTCTCACATTTCTCTTCATTGGAAAAGCGTGCTCTTCGGACACTTCGGTGAAGGGTGAGGACTGCACCGCTTTCGACCGCTGTAAATCCGGTGATCTCTTCCGCACCTGCAGTTGCGACAGTGACTGTCACAAGTATGCCACTTGCTGCTCTGATTCACAGAAGTATGATTTAATGGCCTCCGAGAAAGTACAGTATTTTTGCCACTCTGATAGATCCTCAACACCGGTTTATGCCAAGAAATATTGCTCTGAAAGCTTCGATGGCCATAAATCTCATGCCCAGATATGTCATGAGGCTTCATCCGACAAAGCTGATATTTTGGGCAATCTTCTGGTGACATCCACTAAGACAAAAATAACATACTGGAACCAAGACTGCGCTATTTGCAATAACGAAAAAATGAAAGATCTGAAACACTGGGCAGTCCAGGTGGCCTGCCCTTCTCATCACGGTGGCATGACTTTCCGTAAATCTTACGTCGAAGATCATTTGACCTATGATTTAGATCATGAAGAATGGGGGCTGAAAGTAAAAGATGGCTTTGTGGTGTGCACAATCACCTTTTTTCAACCTACTAGGATGGTTGGGAAATTAAATTACTGTGCACCAAATCTGGTATCCAGTTGCCCTGAGAAGTATCCAAACGATGACATCCTAACTAAATGTTTATCGTATCATGCTGAACGCAAACACAAAGATACAGATTTATATTTCAGGAATCCCCATTGTGCCCTATGCAACGGCGTTCCTGAAGATGAGCTGGAATGTGTTGGGCGCACTTATTCTCCTCTTTATTATGCTAAAGGAAAAGATCTAGTGAAAGTGACGTTCGATTCTGGGGAGTGGTTGGACAGGAATGATTCCGAGAAGTACAAATGCAGCTACGGCAACATGTATGATCCTTTCCAAAATCGTTGCAGGAATTTTCCAGAATCGATTCTAAGAGACCTCAATTTTACTTTGTACCAATCTAATGCTCAACAACTAAAGACAAATATGTTTGTTTTGTTTGCTGTTGCCATCACTCTTTGGtgcaatcaatattatttttaa